From the genome of Chlorocebus sabaeus isolate Y175 chromosome 2, mChlSab1.0.hap1, whole genome shotgun sequence, one region includes:
- the NAPB gene encoding beta-soluble NSF attachment protein isoform X2, with amino-acid sequence MTPLPALWMLEMLTKRQIPKGRFTIAAKHHITIAEIYETELVDIEKAIAHYEQSADYYKGEESNSSANKCLLKVAAYAAQLEQYQKAIEIYEQVGANTMDNPLLKYSAKDYFFKAALCHFIVDELNAKLALEKYEEMFPAFTDSRECKLLKKLLEAHEEQNSEAYTEAVKEFDSISRLDQWLTTMLLRIKKSIQGDGEGDGDLK; translated from the exons ATGACTCCGCTACCAGCTTTGTGGATGCTGGAAATGCTTACAAAAAGGCAGATCCCCAAG GGAAGGTTTACAATTGCAGCCAAGCACCACATTACTATTGCGGAGATCTATGAGACTGAACTTGTAGACATTGAGAAG GCTATTGCACATTATGAACAATCTGCTGATTATTACAAAGGAGAAGAATCCAATAG CTCAGCAAACAAGTGTCTGCTGAAGGTGGCAGCATATGCTGCCCAGCTTGAGCAGTACCAGAAAGCCATTGAGATCTATGAGCAG GTTGGGGCAAACACCATGGATAATCCTTTGTTGAAGTACAGTGCAAAGGATTACTTCTTCAAAGCTGCCCTCTGCCACTTCATAGTAGACGAGTTGAATGCCAAG CTTGCTCTTGAGAAATATGAGGAAATGTTTCCAGCGTTTACTGATTCAAGAGAATGTAAATTATTGAAA AAACTCCTAGAAGCCCATGAAGAACAAAACAGTGAAGCTTACACTGAAGCA GTGAAGGAATTTGACTCAATATCTCGTTTGGATCAGTGGCTGACCACCATGTTACTTCGCATCAAAAAGTCCATCCAAGGGGATggagaaggagatggagacctaaaatga